One window from the genome of Oryctolagus cuniculus chromosome 1, mOryCun1.1, whole genome shotgun sequence encodes:
- the LOC138846266 gene encoding secretoglobin family 1D member 2-like: MKLLVPLLLVALALGCYEADAAACPAFVLDSVGFLFDPKPVYRQKLAIYDAPPEAVEAKLQVKECTDEIDKGKRVLIAAVLTKIVKECAL, translated from the exons ATGAAGCTGCTGGTGCCTCTCCTGCTGGTCGCTCTGGCCCTTGGCTGCTATGAGG CTGATGCAGCAGCCTGTCCAGCCTTTGTTCTTGATAGCGTAGGCTTCTTATTTGATCCGAAACCTGTTTATCGACAAAAACTAGCAATATACGATGCACCTCCAGAAGCTGTTGAGGCGAAACTGCAAGTGAAGGAATGCACGGATGAGATTGACAAAGGAAAAAGAGTGCTAATTGCAGCAGTGCTg acCAAAATAGTGAAAGAATGTGCCTTGTGA